The Grus americana isolate bGruAme1 chromosome 8, bGruAme1.mat, whole genome shotgun sequence genome includes a region encoding these proteins:
- the AXDND1 gene encoding axonemal dynein light chain domain-containing protein 1, which translates to MPTTGVPVPGPKAEGRRWSGAGHTGSIGEERSEIPKLRGIPRMLDHIRPVSSSLERSFVPEEVFRSLTCASSSLNSPEYLQSPQTTKIPLGFRGCLQTPDRLWHYPNRRSKFRHLTDHPVSLTGAGRDVSYLCDVATGQEAKKATTGRSSFAGSCRDQRGSRSTVPHTPRATLADTLVPKEFHIVKNRGVLPLKYFDDKYTTLLEDREKKLRLFPSMKPSGRLEVIQLMEVMDSMLEKAGVDKLIRVTGPSQLHNLLELMKAEQNIYNIVFHELIRQVSVDCMERGQLLSKLRQRYVGLLERIPEQMKTLYKKMMAQQLVDRHITEELLYFKESVGQLASELCEVREHDRKVTKEAEKAQEELAAAMWEAKGNANLFEEYRELYELQRARLEEQVLQLARERDIWSSAAYDLALKIIDRKQLTLVRRLHVSGKTLTNVLKHFIVLLASKDTGDLADLQEETEQFRERLGRAGAEMERSEESSQGKLQIVCSSLNKWLQYFHCSDFSSPLNEKLLDEILQDIKNLINMLKEDLRQYGGEVHLRKMESLRSAASLQEHWTELGLTVLNRHRDFAGALPPQHAALEEINQRACELYQQYNIRISGNNGTARFLTALVRSMEDWLFKVQKLKQGSGMHEVELWTFYHEIPAWLAQVDAVMSCIGSSQLHEAKSDKKPHFPVVRREFFQMIQRWVLSMNNEVEKNITHLNEKVTELHRNLSLWLVNLLRYMIADRLSCECPQRQEADTKMDEELRLLRACKLQHEAEELVAEMGKLSGSIVSCCREIVNAIVRKKRSEMDLEADFELEELNKIKTECCNWIQVCSLLLSEIKGTPVSFLDLEELRNLFGSEELQLKLKLKDTIISSTQEELEAEDANSSRKPVTEEEILVVKEEIAIMQQQSGAGMDYLTEGDEATADMIRCVGHDSNIHLKSLKSDTVSVTGREMTATKSLTPFSQKRFEALAMLEHLQVQLLETEIRAQNAEERAEGLEEKLEEALQRIKELESELEKEGKVIPEPTHKEGQEKYFQESVSEVSTCSSPKASTSGQSKGSRKSKH; encoded by the exons ATGCCCACAACTGGAGTGCCAGTCCCTGGACCGAAAGCCGAGGGAAGGAGATGGAGCGGTGCTGGGCACACGGGCTCCATTGGCGAGGAGCGGTCAG AGATCCCTAAGCTGAGGGGTATCCCAAGGATGCTTGACCACATCAGGCCCGTTTCTTCTTCCCTGGAGCGTAGTTTTGTTCCAGAAGAGGTTTTCCGAAGCCTGACCTGTGCCAGCAGCTCTCTCAACAGCCCAGAGTACTTACAGTCCCCACAAACCACCAAAATCCCACTGGGCTTCAGG GGCTGCCTGCAAACCCCAGATCGGCTTTGGCATTATCCTAATCGTCGGAGCAAGTTCAGACACCTGACAGACCACCCTGTCAGTTTGACGGGTGCTGGAAG GGATGTCTCTTACCTGTGTGACGTTGCGACTGGCCAAGAAGCTAAGAAAGCAACGACTGGCAGAAGCTCTTTTGCTGGGAGTTGTCGGGACCAGAGAGGGAGCCGCAGTACCGTCCCGCACACTCCT CGAGCAACCCTAGCAGATACTCTGGTTCCCAAGGAATTTCACATTGTGAAAAACAGGGGAGTTCTGCCCTTGAAGTACTTCGATGA TAAATACACAACGCTGCTCGAAGACCGCGAAAAGAAACTACGTCTGTTCCCATCCAT GAAACCTTCTGGGAGGTTAGAGGTCATCCAGCTGATGGAGGTGATGGACAGCATGTTGGAAAAAGCTGGAGTAGACAAGCTAATCAGAGTAACGGGACCTTCACAG CTGCACAACTTGCTGGAGCTGATGAAGGCAGAGCAGAACATCTACAACATCGTTTTCCATGAGCTGATTCGGCAGGTCAGCGTGGACTGCATGGAGAGAGGACAGCTGCTTTCAAAGCTCAG GCAGAGGTACGTGGGTCTCCTGGAGCGGATTCCTGAACAGATGAAGACCCTCTACAAAAAAATGATGGCACAGCAGTTGGTTGACAGACATATTACAGAAGAACTACTCTATTTTAAAGAATCTGTTGGACAGCTGGCCAG CGAGCTCTGTGAGGTACGAGAACATGACCGCAAGGTGaccaaagaagcagaaaaagctcAAGAGGAGCTAGCCGCAGCCATGTGGGAGGCTAAGGGGAATGCAAA CCTTTTCGAAGAGTATCGGGAGTTATACGAGTTACAGAGAGCACGACTGGAAGAGCAAGTTCTGCAGCTAGCCCGAGAGAGAGACATTTGGAGCTCAGCTGCGTACGACCTGGCTCTGAAG ATAATAGACAGAAAACAGCTTACGTTGGTTCGCAGGCTCCATGTTAGTGGCAAGACACTGACCAACGTTCTCAAGCATTTCATAGTCCTCTTGGCCTCAAAG GACACAGGAGACTTGGCTGATCTGCAGGAAGAGACCGAGCAGTTCAGGGAGAGGTTGGGTCGTGCTGGAGCAGAAATGGAGCGTTCCGAGGAGTCCAGCCAGGGAAAACTGCAAATTGTCTGCAGCAGCCTCAACAAGTGGCTTCAGTACTTCCATTGCAGTGACTT CTCGTCTCCATTGAATGAAAAGCTACTGGATGAAATCCTACAAGATATCAAGAACTTGATAAAT atgctAAAAGAAGACCTGCGGCAGTACGGAGGGGAGGTGCACCTAAGAAAGATGGAAAGTCTGCGGAGCGCTGCCAGCCTGCAGGAGCACTGGACGGAGCTGGGACTAACAGTGCTGAATCGACACCGGGACTTTGCTGGAGCATTGCCTCCACAGCACGCTGCCctggaagaaataaatcaaagggCATGTGAACTGTACCAGCAATACAATATAAGGATAAGTGGGAATAATG GCACAGCTAGGTTTTTGACAGCCTTAGTAAGAAGTATGGAAGATTGGTTATTCAAGGTGCAAAAGCTGAAGCAAGGTTCTGGCATGCACGAAGTTGAGCTGTGGACATTTTATCACGAGATTCCTGCATGGCTGGCCCAGGTGGATGCAGTGATGAGCTGTATAGGCTCCAGCCAGTTGCATGAAGCTAAGAGCGATAAGAAACCACATTTCCC ggtgGTACGTAGAGAATTTTTTCAGATGATTCAGCGATGGGTTCTGTCCATGAATAATGAGGTTGAGAAGAACATCACGCATCTTAATGAAAAA GTGACTGAACTGCATCGAAACCTGTCCCTGTGGCTGGTGAATTTGCTGAGATACATGATAGCAGACCGATTGTCCTGTGAGTGTCCTCAGCGGCAAGAGGCAGACACCAAGATGGACGAGGAGCTCAGGCTTCTGAGGGCTTGTAAGCTGCAGCATGAAGCTGAAGAGCTGGTTGCGGAGATGGGCAAACTCTCTGGTTCTATAGTCAG CTGCTGCCGCGAGATTGTCAATGCAATCGTTCGAAAGAAACGGTCTGAGATGGATTTAGAAGCTGATTTtgagctggaggagctgaatAAGATCAAG ACTGAGTGCTGTAATTGGATTCAAGTGTGTAGTCTTCTCCTTTCAGAGATCAAAGGCACTCCGGTCTCCTTTCTGGATTTAGAAGAACTAAGAAACCTCTTTGGATCAGAG GAATTGCAATTGAAGCTTAAGCTTAAGGACACTATCATTTCTTCAACTCAGGAAGAGCTTGAAGCTGAAGATGCCAACAGCAGTAGGAAACCTGtaacagaggaagaaatattaGTAGTAAAGGAGGAAATTGCTATTATGCAG caGCAGTCAGGTGCTGGTATGGATTATCTGACTGAGGGCGATGAAGCTACTGCAGACATGATCAGATGTGTCGGACATGACTCCAACATCCACCTGAAGTCTCTGAAGTCAGACACTGTGTCGGTTACAGGG AGAGAGATGACTGCCACCAAGTCGTTGACTcccttttctcagaaaaggttTGAAGCCCTGGCAATGCTGGAACATCTGCAAGTGCAGCTCCT agaaacagagatCCGTGCTCAGAATGCAGAAGAGAGAGCTGAAGGTCTTGAAGAGAAGCTGGAAGAAGCTCTGCAAAGAATCAAAGAGCTAGAGAGTGAGCTGGAGAAAGAGGGGAAAGTCATCCCAGAACCAACACACAAAGAAGGGCAAG aaaaatatttccaagaaagCGTTTCAGAAGTCAGCACCTGCTCAAGTCCCAAAGCTTCTACCTCTGGCCAATCCAAGGGatccagaaaaagcaaacattaa
- the NPHS2 gene encoding podocin isoform X1, whose protein sequence is MRMDKRSRSSSRESHRRHRESPATQSKREKRESSREAGRGRGDLKQEKAKEIKSTTGTDGRVHTSTVVDVDDVISDEEMEAMVLLDSEQQEEGVKSPGLGICEWLLTILSFLFVVMTFPISVWFCMKVVREYERAIVFRLGRLLPGRARGPGLFFFLPCLDTYHKVDLRLKTLEIPFHQVVTKDMVTLEIDAVCYYRLENASLLLTTLTSISSAIQLLVQTTTKRLLAHRAFSELLLEKKSISQEIKVALDAVTGCWGIKVERTEINNVQLPAEVRQSLAVEAEAQRQAKVRMIAAEGEKAASESLRMAAEILSSAPAAAQLRYLHALHSLTAEKPAAFILPLPLDAMNLVSPATHSPPAVSSLLTDTTKPPESPKDKKDSPML, encoded by the exons ATGAGGATGGATAAGAGATCTCGGAGCTCTTCCAGGGAGTCTCATAGGAGACACAGAGAGTCCCCAGCTACACAGAGCAAACGAGAGAagagggagagcagcagagaagctggcagaggaaggggagacttaaagcaggagaaagcaaaggagatcAAGAGCACCACAGGGACCGACGGTAGGGTGCACACATCCACGGTGGTGGACGTAGATGATGTGATATCTGATGAAGAAATGGAGGCAATGGTGTTGCTGGACAGCGAGCAGCAAGAGGAAG GTGTAAAGTCTCCAGGTCTGGGCATCTGTGAGTGGCTTCTGACCATCTTGTCTTTCCTGTTCGTTGTAATGACCTTCCCCATTTCTGTCTGGTTCTGCATGAAG gTAGTGCGGGAGTATGAGAGAGCCATCGTTTTCCGACTTGGGCGTCTCCTTCCTGGCAGAGCCAGAGGGCCTG gccttttctttttccttccctgtctgGACACGTATCACAAGGTAGACCTCCGCCTCAAAACCCTAGAGATCCCCTTCCATCAG GTGGTGACCAAAGACATGGTTACCTTGGAGATAGATGCCGTCTGCTACTACCGGTTGGAGAATGCCTCTCTTCTCCTCACCACCCTGACCAGCATCTCCAGTGCCATTCAGCTGCTGGTGCAGACCACCACAAAGCGCCTCCTGGCACATCGAGCCTTCTCTGAGCTTCTCTTGGAGAAAAAGAGCATCAGCCAGGAGATAAAG GTGGCTTTGGACGCAGTCACGGGCTGCTGGGGGATCAAAGTGGAGAGAACAGAAAT CAACAACGTGCAGCTGCCTGCTGAAGTCCGGCAGTCCCTGGCTGTGGAAGCAGAGGCCCAGAGACAGGCCAAAGTGCGG ATGATCGCTGCTGAGGGGGAAAAGGCTGCTTCTGAGTCCCTGCGGATGGCAGCTGAAATCCTGTCCAGcgcccctgctgctgctcagctccgTTACCTCCATGCACTGCATTCCCTTACTGCAGAGAAACCTGCTGCTTTCATCTTGCCCTTGCCTTTGGATGCCATGAACCTGGTCTCTCCGGCTACCCACAGTCCTCCGGCAGTGAGCAGCCTCCTCACAGACACCACAAAGCCCCCAGAAAGCCCAAAAGATAAGAAGGACTCACCCATGCTCTAA
- the NPHS2 gene encoding podocin isoform X3 encodes MRMDKRSRSSSRESHRRHRESPATQSKREKRESSREAGRGRGDLKQEKAKEIKSTTGTDGRVHTSTVVDVDDVISDEEMEAMVLLDSEQQEEGVKSPGLGICEWLLTILSFLFVVMTFPISVWFCMKVVREYERAIVFRLGRLLPGRARGPGLFFFLPCLDTYHKVDLRLKTLEIPFHQVALDAVTGCWGIKVERTEINNVQLPAEVRQSLAVEAEAQRQAKVRMIAAEGEKAASESLRMAAEILSSAPAAAQLRYLHALHSLTAEKPAAFILPLPLDAMNLVSPATHSPPAVSSLLTDTTKPPESPKDKKDSPML; translated from the exons ATGAGGATGGATAAGAGATCTCGGAGCTCTTCCAGGGAGTCTCATAGGAGACACAGAGAGTCCCCAGCTACACAGAGCAAACGAGAGAagagggagagcagcagagaagctggcagaggaaggggagacttaaagcaggagaaagcaaaggagatcAAGAGCACCACAGGGACCGACGGTAGGGTGCACACATCCACGGTGGTGGACGTAGATGATGTGATATCTGATGAAGAAATGGAGGCAATGGTGTTGCTGGACAGCGAGCAGCAAGAGGAAG GTGTAAAGTCTCCAGGTCTGGGCATCTGTGAGTGGCTTCTGACCATCTTGTCTTTCCTGTTCGTTGTAATGACCTTCCCCATTTCTGTCTGGTTCTGCATGAAG gTAGTGCGGGAGTATGAGAGAGCCATCGTTTTCCGACTTGGGCGTCTCCTTCCTGGCAGAGCCAGAGGGCCTG gccttttctttttccttccctgtctgGACACGTATCACAAGGTAGACCTCCGCCTCAAAACCCTAGAGATCCCCTTCCATCAG GTGGCTTTGGACGCAGTCACGGGCTGCTGGGGGATCAAAGTGGAGAGAACAGAAAT CAACAACGTGCAGCTGCCTGCTGAAGTCCGGCAGTCCCTGGCTGTGGAAGCAGAGGCCCAGAGACAGGCCAAAGTGCGG ATGATCGCTGCTGAGGGGGAAAAGGCTGCTTCTGAGTCCCTGCGGATGGCAGCTGAAATCCTGTCCAGcgcccctgctgctgctcagctccgTTACCTCCATGCACTGCATTCCCTTACTGCAGAGAAACCTGCTGCTTTCATCTTGCCCTTGCCTTTGGATGCCATGAACCTGGTCTCTCCGGCTACCCACAGTCCTCCGGCAGTGAGCAGCCTCCTCACAGACACCACAAAGCCCCCAGAAAGCCCAAAAGATAAGAAGGACTCACCCATGCTCTAA
- the NPHS2 gene encoding podocin isoform X2 encodes MRMDKRSRSSSRESHRRHRESPATQSKREKRESSREAGRGRGDLKQEKAKEIKSTTGTDGRVHTSTVVDVDDVISDEEMEAMVLLDSEQQEEGLFFFLPCLDTYHKVDLRLKTLEIPFHQVVTKDMVTLEIDAVCYYRLENASLLLTTLTSISSAIQLLVQTTTKRLLAHRAFSELLLEKKSISQEIKVALDAVTGCWGIKVERTEINNVQLPAEVRQSLAVEAEAQRQAKVRMIAAEGEKAASESLRMAAEILSSAPAAAQLRYLHALHSLTAEKPAAFILPLPLDAMNLVSPATHSPPAVSSLLTDTTKPPESPKDKKDSPML; translated from the exons ATGAGGATGGATAAGAGATCTCGGAGCTCTTCCAGGGAGTCTCATAGGAGACACAGAGAGTCCCCAGCTACACAGAGCAAACGAGAGAagagggagagcagcagagaagctggcagaggaaggggagacttaaagcaggagaaagcaaaggagatcAAGAGCACCACAGGGACCGACGGTAGGGTGCACACATCCACGGTGGTGGACGTAGATGATGTGATATCTGATGAAGAAATGGAGGCAATGGTGTTGCTGGACAGCGAGCAGCAAGAGGAAG gccttttctttttccttccctgtctgGACACGTATCACAAGGTAGACCTCCGCCTCAAAACCCTAGAGATCCCCTTCCATCAG GTGGTGACCAAAGACATGGTTACCTTGGAGATAGATGCCGTCTGCTACTACCGGTTGGAGAATGCCTCTCTTCTCCTCACCACCCTGACCAGCATCTCCAGTGCCATTCAGCTGCTGGTGCAGACCACCACAAAGCGCCTCCTGGCACATCGAGCCTTCTCTGAGCTTCTCTTGGAGAAAAAGAGCATCAGCCAGGAGATAAAG GTGGCTTTGGACGCAGTCACGGGCTGCTGGGGGATCAAAGTGGAGAGAACAGAAAT CAACAACGTGCAGCTGCCTGCTGAAGTCCGGCAGTCCCTGGCTGTGGAAGCAGAGGCCCAGAGACAGGCCAAAGTGCGG ATGATCGCTGCTGAGGGGGAAAAGGCTGCTTCTGAGTCCCTGCGGATGGCAGCTGAAATCCTGTCCAGcgcccctgctgctgctcagctccgTTACCTCCATGCACTGCATTCCCTTACTGCAGAGAAACCTGCTGCTTTCATCTTGCCCTTGCCTTTGGATGCCATGAACCTGGTCTCTCCGGCTACCCACAGTCCTCCGGCAGTGAGCAGCCTCCTCACAGACACCACAAAGCCCCCAGAAAGCCCAAAAGATAAGAAGGACTCACCCATGCTCTAA